One region of Rhizobium sp. WYJ-E13 genomic DNA includes:
- the nadA gene encoding quinolinate synthase NadA, which produces MYHLVSASSLYDRVSRVIPKAEWMTFQDDVDAILELKRKRNAVILAHNYQTPEIFHGVADIVGDSLALARKAIEVDADVIVLAGVHFMAETAKLLNPKKTVLIPDMGAGCSLADSITPEDVALLRQAHPGVPIITYVNTSAAVKAASDICCTSGNAKKVVESLGVARVLMIPDEYLAQNVAKETDVEIIAWHGHCEVHELFGADDVRQLRENHPGVIVLAHPECPPEVVAEADFAGSTAVMSDYVGQKKPARVVLLTECSMSDNVAVHHPDVEFIRPCNLCPHMKRITLSNIRTALEENRHEVTVDPAVAAAARRAVERMLAI; this is translated from the coding sequence ATGTACCACCTCGTTTCCGCGTCTTCCCTCTATGACCGCGTCAGCCGCGTCATTCCCAAAGCCGAATGGATGACGTTTCAGGACGATGTCGATGCGATCCTCGAGCTGAAGCGTAAGCGCAACGCCGTCATTCTCGCGCATAACTACCAGACGCCGGAAATCTTCCATGGCGTCGCCGATATTGTCGGCGACAGTCTGGCACTTGCGAGAAAGGCAATCGAGGTCGATGCCGATGTGATCGTGCTCGCCGGCGTGCATTTCATGGCCGAGACGGCAAAGCTGCTGAACCCGAAAAAGACGGTGCTGATCCCCGATATGGGCGCCGGCTGTTCACTGGCCGATTCGATCACGCCCGAAGATGTCGCGCTGCTGCGCCAGGCCCATCCGGGCGTACCCATCATCACCTATGTCAACACATCGGCCGCCGTCAAAGCCGCCTCGGATATCTGCTGCACCTCGGGCAATGCCAAGAAGGTGGTCGAATCCCTTGGCGTGGCCAGGGTGCTGATGATCCCGGACGAATATCTTGCCCAGAATGTCGCCAAGGAAACCGATGTCGAAATCATCGCCTGGCACGGTCACTGCGAGGTGCATGAGCTTTTTGGCGCTGATGATGTGCGCCAACTGCGCGAAAACCACCCAGGCGTTATAGTGCTTGCCCATCCCGAATGCCCACCTGAGGTCGTCGCCGAAGCCGATTTTGCCGGCTCGACGGCCGTCATGTCCGATTATGTCGGGCAGAAGAAGCCGGCTCGCGTCGTGTTGCTCACCGAATGCTCGATGAGCGACAATGTCGCCGTCCATCATCCCGATGTCGAATTCATCCGCCCCTGCAATCTCTGCCCGCACATGAAGCGCATCACGCTCTCCAATATCCGCACGGCACTTGAGGAAAACCGCCATGAGGTGACGGTCGATCCCGCGGTTGCAGCAGCTGCCCGGCGCGCTGTCGAAAGGATGCTGGCGATATGA
- a CDS encoding L-aspartate oxidase — protein sequence MSEIADQRTGRTVIVGSGLAGLMTALTLAPEPVIIVTRAGLGTETSSAWAQGGIAAALGADDSAALHLADTLAAGDGLCDPAIAAGIVAEAPDAIAALEQAGVRFDRTADGALSLGLEAAHNRRRIVHAQGDGSGAEIVRALVAAVIATPSVTLLEGLEARRILSDEEGVTGLVCAGENGAILLATRRIVLATGGIGGLYEATTNPTGNFGQGIMLAARAGAELADMEFVQFHPTALDSRRRPLALVSEAVRGEGAVLVNERGERFMAGVSGAELAPRDVVARAISAELTRGGRVFLDAREVLGDRFAARFPVIDTLCREAGIDASRQLIPVRPAVHYHMGGVATNASGRSSVAGLWVAGEAASTGLHGANRLASNSLLEAAVMGMRAARDILSMPAAKPPAPETGIALPAAADPSLVRPIVSRHLGVLRNAGAIHGAVASLLPLAEDDGAASDPAVVALLIAVFASLRAESRGAHARTDFPLKRAEAARRKMTLAEALEIARATASHPLARSA from the coding sequence ATGAGCGAGATTGCTGACCAACGGACCGGCCGCACCGTCATCGTCGGCAGCGGTCTTGCGGGATTGATGACGGCGCTCACCCTGGCGCCTGAACCCGTTATCATCGTCACCCGCGCCGGCCTCGGCACGGAGACATCGAGCGCCTGGGCGCAAGGCGGCATCGCGGCCGCTTTGGGGGCTGATGACAGCGCCGCGCTGCATCTTGCCGATACGCTTGCAGCCGGCGACGGGCTTTGCGATCCTGCCATCGCTGCCGGGATCGTCGCCGAGGCGCCTGATGCCATTGCCGCGCTGGAACAGGCGGGCGTGCGCTTCGACCGAACCGCGGATGGCGCCTTGTCGCTGGGGCTGGAAGCAGCCCATAATCGCCGCCGCATCGTGCATGCGCAAGGCGATGGTTCCGGTGCGGAGATCGTTCGTGCGCTTGTCGCTGCCGTTATCGCGACACCCTCCGTCACCCTGCTGGAAGGCCTGGAAGCCCGTCGTATCCTGAGCGATGAGGAGGGCGTCACCGGCCTCGTCTGCGCCGGCGAGAATGGTGCAATTCTCCTGGCGACGCGGCGGATCGTGCTTGCGACCGGCGGCATTGGCGGGCTCTATGAAGCGACCACCAATCCGACCGGAAATTTCGGCCAGGGCATCATGCTCGCGGCCCGCGCCGGCGCAGAACTCGCCGACATGGAATTCGTGCAGTTCCATCCGACCGCGCTCGATTCCCGCCGCCGGCCCCTGGCGCTCGTCAGTGAAGCCGTGCGCGGCGAGGGCGCCGTGCTCGTCAACGAGCGTGGCGAACGTTTCATGGCTGGCGTGTCAGGCGCAGAACTTGCCCCGCGCGATGTGGTGGCACGCGCCATCAGCGCTGAACTGACGCGTGGCGGGCGGGTCTTCCTCGACGCCCGCGAGGTGCTTGGCGATCGTTTCGCCGCCCGCTTCCCTGTCATTGACACGCTCTGCCGGGAGGCTGGCATCGATGCGAGCCGTCAGCTCATCCCCGTTCGTCCCGCGGTCCATTATCACATGGGCGGGGTCGCGACCAATGCTTCCGGCCGCAGCTCCGTTGCCGGGCTCTGGGTTGCCGGTGAGGCAGCCTCTACCGGCCTGCATGGCGCAAACCGGCTGGCGAGCAATTCGCTACTGGAAGCCGCTGTCATGGGCATGCGTGCCGCGCGCGACATTCTCTCGATGCCGGCCGCAAAGCCGCCGGCGCCTGAGACCGGCATTGCGCTGCCGGCGGCGGCCGATCCTTCACTGGTCCGGCCGATCGTCTCGCGCCATCTTGGCGTGCTGCGCAACGCAGGAGCGATCCATGGCGCCGTCGCAAGCCTGCTGCCGCTTGCCGAAGACGATGGGGCGGCCTCCGATCCCGCCGTCGTTGCGCTGCTGATTGCGGTTTTCGCCAGCCTTCGGGCGGAATCGCGCGGCGCCCATGCGCGCACCGATTTCCCGCTGAAGCGCGCCGAAGCCGCACGGCGAAAGATGACGCTCGCCGAGGCTCTGGAGATTGCCCGGGCCACCGCCTCCCATCCCCTTGCAAGGAGTGCCTGA
- the nadC gene encoding carboxylating nicotinate-nucleotide diphosphorylase, protein MNLASLPRVIVEPLVRAALAEDLGLAGDITSAAVIPEDHRSTVVMAARQPGVVAGLDAAELAFQLVDPAIAVKRHLSDGAAVQPGSIIATIEGPSRGLLTGERTALNFLGHLSGIATVTAGIVQAIRDTRASVVCTRKTTPGLRALEKYAVRAGGGMNHRFALHDAVLIKDNHVAIAGSVSQAIRRAKGGIGHMVKIEVEVDTLDQLHEAMGEGIDAVLLDNMTPDQLRQAVDIVAGRAITEASGRVTPTTAPAIAASGVDLISVGWLTHSAPVLDIGLDFVEAAAEIATPLRRVAQAF, encoded by the coding sequence ATGAACCTCGCTTCCCTTCCGCGCGTCATTGTCGAGCCGCTGGTGCGCGCCGCCCTTGCCGAGGATCTTGGCCTCGCCGGCGACATCACGTCCGCTGCCGTCATCCCCGAAGACCATCGCTCCACGGTCGTCATGGCCGCTCGCCAGCCGGGCGTCGTAGCCGGCCTCGATGCCGCTGAGCTTGCCTTCCAGCTCGTCGATCCCGCTATCGCAGTGAAGCGGCATCTGTCTGATGGCGCAGCCGTCCAACCGGGCAGCATCATCGCCACCATCGAAGGTCCCTCGCGCGGGCTGTTGACGGGCGAACGGACGGCGCTGAATTTCCTCGGCCATCTCTCCGGCATCGCAACGGTGACGGCGGGCATCGTCCAGGCGATCCGTGACACCAGGGCCTCCGTCGTCTGCACCCGCAAGACGACGCCGGGTCTGAGGGCGCTGGAAAAATATGCCGTGCGCGCCGGCGGCGGCATGAACCATCGTTTTGCGCTCCATGACGCCGTGCTGATCAAGGACAATCACGTCGCCATTGCCGGCAGCGTTTCGCAAGCGATCCGCCGCGCGAAAGGCGGCATCGGCCATATGGTCAAGATCGAAGTGGAGGTCGACACGCTCGACCAACTTCACGAAGCGATGGGTGAGGGGATCGATGCCGTGCTCCTCGACAACATGACGCCCGATCAGCTCCGCCAAGCGGTCGACATCGTCGCCGGGCGGGCAATCACCGAGGCCTCGGGCCGCGTGACGCCGACAACGGCGCCAGCGATTGCCGCTTCCGGCGTCGACCTGATTTCCGTCGGTTGGCTGACGCATAGCGCCCCGGTGCTCGATATCGGCCTCGATTTCGTCGAAGCCGCCGCCGAAATCGCGACACCACTGCGCCGGGTTGCCCAAGCATTTTAG